A window of the Desulfobacula toluolica Tol2 genome harbors these coding sequences:
- a CDS encoding FKBP-type peptidyl-prolyl cis-trans isomerase, giving the protein MIKGWIEALQMMKVGSKWQLFVPPELAYGDR; this is encoded by the coding sequence GTGATCAAAGGATGGATTGAGGCTTTGCAGATGATGAAGGTGGGTTCAAAGTGGCAGTTGTTTGTTCCACCTGAGCTGGCCTATGGTGACAGGTGA
- a CDS encoding flavodoxin family protein produces MLVLGINGSPRHKGNSHYLMDRFMKEMESKGHDTQVLNAVKMKINPCIGCGHCEKKGVCIFEDDFTHIFLPEVIKADIIVISSPVYFYGFPAAIKALIDRIQVLWSRKYRLKKDEFKGRKRKGFLLAVGATRGEDLFDGLKLTARYFFDAADIEYETALCYRGIDEKGGIKNHLAVNEEINNLVAGL; encoded by the coding sequence ATGCTTGTTCTTGGAATAAACGGCAGTCCGCGTCATAAAGGTAATTCCCACTATCTTATGGATAGGTTCATGAAAGAAATGGAATCCAAGGGGCATGACACCCAGGTGTTGAATGCCGTCAAAATGAAGATCAATCCCTGCATTGGTTGCGGTCATTGTGAAAAAAAAGGGGTGTGCATTTTTGAAGATGATTTTACCCATATTTTTCTTCCGGAAGTGATAAAGGCAGATATTATAGTGATCAGTTCACCGGTATATTTTTATGGGTTTCCTGCAGCGATCAAAGCATTAATTGACCGGATACAGGTTTTGTGGTCGCGAAAATACAGGCTTAAGAAGGATGAATTCAAGGGCCGTAAAAGAAAAGGCTTTCTTCTGGCAGTCGGTGCTACCCGGGGAGAAGATTTGTTTGACGGGCTGAAATTGACGGCCCGGTATTTTTTTGATGCAGCAGATATTGAATATGAAACAGCGCTTTGCTACAGGGGAATTGATGAAAAAGGCGGGATAAAAAATCATCTTGCCGTTAATGAAGAGATTAATAATCTGGTTGCAGGGTTGTAA